In the Streptomyces sp. 3214.6 genome, CGTCCTGGACTGGTACAACAAGCCGATGCCGATTCCGGACGGGCTGGTCAAGGCGCCCATCCTCGACGACCCCGCCGAGGTCGCGATGCCGGCCGGGCATCCGCTCGCCGGCCGGGACGAGGTGGACCTCGGGGAGTTCGCCGAGGACGAGTGGATCACCTGGGGCGAGGGCGAGTTCTGCCACGAGTGGCTGATGTTCACCCTGCGCTCGCGGGGCATCGAACCGATCGTCGGCCACCGGGCGGCCGAGACGCACACCCAACTCGGGCTGGTGGCCGCCGGGTTGGGAGTGTGCATCGCCCCCCTGCTCGGACGCCACCCGATGCCCGAGGGGGTTGTGACGGTCTCGCTGCGGCAGCGGGTGCGTCGGCATGTGTACGTGGTCTGGCGGGCGGACGCCGACCGCCGCCCGTCGATCCGGGCGGCGGTCGAGGCGCTCAAGGCGGCCGGGGAGTCCGTGAGTTGAGCCGGCCGATCCGTTCCGTGCGCCGCCCGGCTACGCACCGCCCAGCTTGCGGAAGTCCCAGGACACGATCTTCTCCGGCTTCAGCCGCACCCACGCGTGCCGCCCGTCGTGCGGCATCGCGTCCAGGCCGAAGTTCTTGCGCGCGAACAGCGTCTCCACCGCGTCGAGTTCCGCGCACAGCTGCCCGGTGCGCGGGATCTCGCCCACGAACTCCACGGCACCGGACAGCTCGACGCCCCGCAGCGCGTCGTACTCCTCACCCGTGTCGATCACGATCGCGACCCGGGGATCGCGGCGCAGGTCCGACCAGCGCTTGCTGCGCACGACCGAGTACAGCCACAGCGCGGTACCGTCCCAGAGGAACCACAGGGCGCTGACGTGCGGGGCGCCGTCGGTGGACACGGTCGCGACGCGGCAGGTGCGGTGGACGGTGAGGAACGCGTCCAGCTCGCCCGGCGTCATCATGATCTTCCGGCCCCGGCGCTGAGTGACGGTCATCCGGCCCCCATTTCTTGTGCTGTCTTGAAATTTGACGTTGCGTCAGAAAAGGATGGTTCTTCTTCCTTCTCCAGGCAACGGTGACTAGTGTCGCCCGCCCACAGCGACTTCCGGAGGAGCCGTGTCCTCGTACGACGTGCTCAGCGAGCTCCTCGACCCCGCGAGCACCGTCCTGCTCACGGTGGAATGCCAGCAGGGAGTCGTCGGACCGGACGCCGCGCTGCCCGAACTCGCCCGCGAGGCACGGGAGTCGGGCGTCCTCGACCGGATCGCCCGGCTGGTCGACGCCGCCCACGAGAGCGGCGTCCAGGTGATCCACGCCATCGCCGAACGCCGCCCCGACGGCCGGGGCGCCGCCCGCAACGCCCGACTGTTCCGTGCCGTCGAACGCCTGCCCGTCCAGCAGCTCACCGGCACCGCCGCCGTCCGCGTCGCGCCGCCGATCCGGGTCGCCGAGGCCGATCTCGTCGTACGGCGGCTGCACGGACTGTCCCCGATCCAGGGCACCGACGTGGACCCCCTGCTGCGCAACCTGGGCTGCCGCACGCTCGTCGTCACCGGGGTCTCGGCCAACGTGGCGATCCCCAACACCGTCTTCGACGCCGTCAACCGAGGCTACACGGCCGTGGTGCCCTCGGACGCCGTCGCGGGGGTGCCGGCCGACTACACCCCCGCGATGATCCGCCACACCCTCTCCCTGGTCGCCACGGTCGCGACCACGGACGAGGTGCTGGACTGCCTCCGGTGAACCCTCTGAGGCGGACCGGCCGTCAGGCCAGGGTGATCGAGTCGCCGCTGACGTTGATCTTGACCTCGGGCAGCGGCTTCCGCGCGGGCCCGCTCTTCACGCTGCCGTCCGCGATCGAGAAGTTGCTGTTGTGACAGGGGCAGTTGATCACGCCGTCGGAGATGGACTTCACCGCGCAGCCCTGATGGGTGCACACGGCGGAGAACGCCTTGTAGGTACCCGCCGTCGGCTGGACGACGACCACCTTCTCGGACTCGAAGACCTTGCCGCCGCCCTCGGGTATGTCGGCCGTCTTGGTGAGCGCGGCGCCGGCCCCGGCGTTGTCGCCACCGCCCGTGCCGCCGGTGCTCGCGGCCTCGGTGGAGCCGGTGGAACCCGAGGTGCCGGCCGACGACGACGAACTCGACGAGTCGTCGTCGGAGCCTCCGCACGCGGTCAGCGCCACGGAGAGCCCCGCGGCTCCGGCGGCTGCCACGACAGTACGGCGGGCAGGCCCCGACGCGGACTTGATCGATGCGCTGGTCATGCTGGGGGTTCCCTTCCAGGGGGGTCGCGTGGATCTGCCGACAGGTACGAGCCGCGGGCACCGCTTGTTCAGCGCCCGCGCCAAGTCCGGACAGTGTCGAGATCTTGACCCGTTCGGCATGAGCGCGGCGTAAGCCAGAGCTGTCGCCAAGCTGTCGGCCGTGCATCGCCGCAGGCCCAGTAACCTGGGGCGATGCTCAAGGAAGTCACCGCGACCCGCTATGTCACCCCCCTGCGTGAGGGCGGCTCCTTGCCGGGACTCGTCGAGGCCGACGACTTCGGTATGTACGTCATGAAGTTCACCGGCGCCGGCCAGGGCCGCAAGACGCTCGTCGCGGAGGTCGTCTGCGGCGAACTCGCCCGCAGGCTCGGCTTCCGGGTGCCCCGGCTGGTGACCGTGGAGCTCGACGTCCTGCTGGGCCTCGGCGAACCCGACCAGCAGGTCCAGGAGCTGCTGAAGTCCAGCGGCGGCACCAACCTCGGCATGGACTTCCTCTCCGGCGCCCTCGGCTTCGACCCGCTGGCGTTCCCGGTGAGCCCCGAGGAGGCCGGCCGGATCGTCTTCTTCGACGCGCTGGTGAACAACGTCGACCGGTCCTGGCGCAACCCCAACCTCCTGGTGCACCGCGGCGAGCTGGTCCTCATCGACCACGGCGCCACCATGATCTGGCAGCACAACTGGCCCACCGCCGAGACCTCCGCGGCCCGCCCCTACGACGCCTCCGACCACGCGCTGGCCCCCTTCGGGCCGGACGTCGAGGCCGCGGCGGCGGAGCTGGCCCCGCAGATCACCGCAGACCTCCTCGCCGAGGTCACCGCCGAGATCCCCGACGTCTGGCTGACGGGCGAACCCGGCTTCGACACCCCGGACGCGCTCCGGCGCGCCTACGCGGCACCGCTCCTCGCGCGCGCCGCCGTCATCCACGACCGCATCAAGGGGACCCAGTGACCGAGCGCCACATCATCAGGCCGGGCCAGGGCGGCGACCGGGATGTCTTCGAGTACGCCCTGCTGCGCGTCGTCCCACGGGTCGAGCGCGGCGAATGCATCAACGCGGGGGTGCTGGTCTACTGCCGCGGCCAGGACTACGTCGGCGCCCGCACCCACCTTGACGAGACGAAGCTGCTGGCGCTGGACCCGGAGGCGGACGTGGCCGGGGTGCGGGCCGCCCTGCGGGCGGTCGAGGGCGTGTGTGCGGGCGGCGTGTCGGCCGGGCAGGCGGCGGTTGACGACGCCGGCCGCCGCTTCCGCTGGCTGATCGCGCCACGCTCGACGATCGTCCAGCCGGGCCCGGTGCACACGGGGCTGACCGCCGATCCGGCCGCCGAGACGGAGCGGCTGCTGGACCTGCTGGTGAGGTAATGGATCACACCGGCGACGTGTGGCGTTGACACCGGGTGCCAGGGCTTCTAGCGTCACGTCTGCCGAAGGTACTAAGCGGTCGCTCACCAGTCGGGTGCATCGAACGCCCACCCCCCGGGCGCAACAGGCTTTCTCAAGGGCGAGGAGAACCAGCAATGTCCACCACTGAGCAGCGGGTCGCCGTGGTCACGGGCGCGGCGCGCGGCATCGGAGCCGCCACCGCCGTACGACTGGCCGCGGAGGGCCGCGCGGTCGCGGTCGTCGACCTCGACGAGGCCGCCTGCAAGGACACCGTGGAGAAGATCACCGCGGCCGGCGGCCGGGCGATCGCGGTCGGCGCGGACGTCTCCGACGAGGCCCAGGTCGAGGCGGCGATCGCCCGCGTCGTCGCGGAGCTCGGCGCGCCGACGATCCTCGTCAACAACGCGGGCGTGCTCCGCGACAACCTGCTGTTCAAGATGAGCGCCTCGGACTGGGACACGGTCCTGAACGTGCACCTGCGCGGCTCGTTCCTGATGACCAAGGCCGTTCAGAAGCACATGGTCGACGCCGGCTTCGGCCGTGTCGTCAACCTGTCCTCCTCCTCGGCGCTCGGCAACCGCGGCCAGGCCAACTACTCCGCCGCCAAGGCCGGTCTGCAGGGCTTCACCAAGACCCTCGCCATCGAGCTCGGCAAGTTCGGCATCACCGCCAACGCCGTCGCCCCCGGCTTCATCGCCACCGACATGACCGCCGCGACCGCCGCCCGGGTCGGCATGGGCTTCGAGGAGTTCAAGGCCGCGGCCGCCACCCAGATCCCCGTCGCGCGCGTCGGCGAGCCCGACGACATCGCCAACGCGATCGCCTTCTTCACCAACGAGGCCGCCGGCTTCGTCTCCGGCCAGGTGCTGTACGTGGCCGGCGGACCGCTCGACTAGGGAACCGGGAATCATGACTGTGGAACTCTCCGGCAAGGTCGCCCTGGTCACGGGCGCCAGCCGCGGTATCGGTTACGGCGTCGCCGAGGCCCTCGTCGCCCGAGGCGACCGGGTCTGCATCACCGGCCGCAACGAGGACGCCCTCAAGGAGGCCGTCGAACAGCTCGGCGCCGACCGGGTCATCGGCGTCGCCGGCAAGGCGCACGACCTGGCGCACCAGGCCGCCGCCGTCGAGCGCACCATGGAGGCCTTCGGCCGCGTCGACTTCCTGGTCAACAACGCCGGTACGAACCCGGTGTTCGGCCCGATCGCCGATCTCGACCTGGACGTGGCCCGCAAGGTCTTCGAGACCAACGTGGTCTCCGCGCTCGGCTTCGCACAGAAGACCTGGCACGCCTGGCAGAAGGACAACGGCGGCGCGATCGTCAACATCGCCTCCGTCGCGGGGCTCTCGGCGTCGCCTTTCATCGGCGCGTACGGCGTCAGCAAGGCCGCGATGATCAACCTGACCCAGCAACTGGCGCACGAGTTCGCGCCGCGTGTGCGGGTCAACGCGATCGCCCCGGCCGTGGTGAAGACCAAGTTCGCCCAGGCGCTGTACGAGGGCCGCGAGGAGGAGGCGGCCGCCGCCTACCCGCTGGCCCGGCTCGGCGTGCCCTCCGACATCGGCGGCACCGCCGCGTTCCTCACCTCGGAGCAGTCGGACTGGATCACCGGCCAGACCCTCGTCGTCGACGGCGGCATGTTCCTGAACGCCGGCGTGGCGTAGGGCAGGCCCTGACCCCCTCCACGCGAGCACGGGCGTCGTTTCCCTGACGGAAACGGCGCCCGTGTCGTCGTATAGGACGACATGTGCGCGTCGTGCACGGGGATGACAACGTCGTCATACCCAGAGTGATCAAGAACGCTCCACGGGCGCTGGTTCACGCCATCTTTCGCTGCGGTATGGTCTGCCAACCCTTGGCATGGCAGATCGAGGAGCGTGCGCGTGTTCAACCGGAACCGATCCTTGCAGCAGATGGCGGCGATCGTGTCCATATCCCTGGTGGCCGGGTGCAGCCTCCTGGGGCAGGAGAGCTCCGACGACGCCGGGCCGATCGTCGTGGGCACCACCAGCGCTCCCAGCACGCTGGACCCGGCCGCCGCCTGGGACGGCTCCTGGGAGCTGTTCCGCAACATCTACCAGACCCTGCTGAGCTACCCCACCGGTGCGACCGACCCCCAGCCGGACGCCGCCAAGTCCTGCGTGTTCACCGACAGTTCGAACCGCACCTACAAATGCGAACTGCGCGACGGCCTGAAGTTCTCCAACGGGGACAAGCTGGACGCCAAGGCCGTGAAGTACTCGATCGACCGGATCAGGACGATCAACGCGATCACCGGTCCCAACGGACTGCTGGGCAGCCTCGACGGCGTGGAGACCAACGGTGAGCACGAGGTGATCTTCCGGCTCAACAAGGCCGACGCCACCTTCCCCTTCGTCCTCGCCACCCCCGGCATGTCCCTGGTCGACCCCGCCGACTATCCCGCGAGGTCTCTGCGCAAGGACGACGGCATCGTCGGCTCCGGGCCGTACCGGCTGCACTCCTACGACGAGGGCAAGCAGGCCGTCCTCGTGCGCAACGACAACTACAAGGGCTTCGCCGACCGCAAGAACGACGCGGTGACCATCCGCTACTTCCAGGACTCCGGCGAGATGGTCAAGGCCCTGCGCGCCAAGGACATCGACATCACCTACCAGGGGCTCGCCGCCGACGACATCGTCGACCTGGAGGGCAAGGGCGCCGCCAACGAGGGCCTGCAGCTCATCGAGGCCGCCGGTAGCAACATCAACTACCTGGTGTTCAACCCCAAGGACCCGGTGTCGAACAAGCTCGCCGTGCGCCGGGCCGTCGCCCAGGTCGTCGACCGCGCCGCGATCGCCCACAAGATCTACAAGGACACCGTCGACCCGCTGTACTCGATGGTCCCGTCCGGCCTGACCGGCCACACCACCGCGTTCTTCGACGTCTTCGGCGACCCGGACACCAAGAAGGCCCGCAAGATCCTCGGCGACGCCGACATCAACACGCCCGTCCCGCTCACCCTCTGGTACACCACCGACCGCTACGGCTCCGACACCGGCCTGGAGTTCAAGGAGCTCAAGAGCCAGCTGGACGCCTCGGGCCTGTTCTCCGTCACCCTCAAGAGCCGCCCCTGGAACGCCTACGTCAAGGGCTACCAGAACGGCGAATACCCGGTGTTCGGGCGCGGCTGGGCCCCCGACTTCCCGGACGCCGACAACTTCATCGCCCCCTTCGTCGGCGAGCAGAACGCCCTCGGCACGCCGTACCCGGACAAGCGGATCACCCAGGTGCTGCTGCCGCACTCCCGTCAGCAGAGCGATCGAGCCAACGTGACCAAGGACTTCGAGGAGGCCCAGCAGATCCTCGTCGACGATGCCCGGCTGCTGCCGCTGTGGCAGGGCAAGCAGTACATCGCATCCTCCGAGGACGTCTCGGGCGGAGAACGCTCCCTGGACCCGTCGACGATCATGATGGTGTGGGAGCTGTCCCGCAAAACCAGCTGGTGAGCGGTCGGCCGCGTCGATTGTCAGTGGTCGCCTGTAGGTTCTGTCATCGGAAGCGACCGCACACCAAAGGACGTTGACGTGACCGACATCGCCATGCTGCCCGAGTCCTGGCGCGGGGTTCTGGGCGACGAACTGCAGCAGCCCTACTTCAAGGAGCTGACGGAGTTCGTCGAGGAGGAGCGGGCGAAGGGCCCCGTCTACCCTCCGCGCGAGGAGGTGTTCGCCGCACTCGACGCGACGCCGTACGAGCGGGTGAAGGTGCTCGTCCTCGGCCAGGACCCGTACCACGGCGAGGGCCAGGGGCACGGCCTGTGCTTCTCGGTGCGGCCCGGCGTGAAGATCCCGCCCTCCCTGCGCAACATCTACAAGGAGATGCACGCGGAGCTGGGCACGCCCATCCCGGACAACGGCTACCTGATGCCGTGGGCGCAGCAGGGCGTCCTGCTGCTCAACGCGGTCCTCACGGTCCGCTCCGGGGAGGCGAACTCGCACAAGGGCAAGGGCTGGGAGAAGTTCACGGACGCGGTGATCCGCGCCGTGGCCGACCGGCCCGACCCGGCCGTGTTCGTGCTGTGGGGCAACTACGCGCAGAAGAAGCTCCCGCTCATCGACGAGAGCAGGCACATCGTGGTCAAGGGCGCGCACCCCTCCCCGCTGTCGGCGAAGAAGTTCTTCGGCTCCCGCCCGTTCACGCAGATCGACGCGGCCGTCGCGCAGCAGGGCCACGAGCCGATCGACTGGACGATCCCGAACCTGGTCTGAGACCGCTGCCGCCGGGCCGGTCCCTCCGCGGGCCGGCCCGGTGCCGCCTGACCGGGATTGCCGGCGGCTGCCGTTAGCGTCGTCCCGAGGACGCGGTGCCGTCCCGGGACGCAAGGAGGACGCGGTGGCGGAGCGACAGGGGCGGACGACACCGGACGCCCTGCTGACGCGCATCGGGCAGGTCGTGATGCTGCACCACGGGGGAGACCGCGAGGAGGCCCGGCACCGCCTCCTCGACCTGTGGACGGAGCTCGGCGAGGACGGCGACCCGCTGCACCGCTGCACCCTCGCCCACTACCTGGCCGACACCCACGACGACCCCTCGGACGAGCTGGCCTGGGACCTGCGGGCGCTGACGGCGGCGGAGGAGCACGAGGGGTCGGTCGAGGCCCGGGCGCTCTATCCGTCGCTGCACCTCAACCTGGCCGCGGACTATGTGAAACTCGGCCGCGCCGAGGCCGCTCGCACCCATGTGCGCCGGGCCCGCACGGCGGCCGTGGCCCTGCGTGACGACAGCTACGGGGACGGCGTACGGGCGGCGATCAGCAGGCTGGAGCTACAGCTGGGGGAGGGGCCTCACCGCCCGTAGGTCTGTTCGCAGATCACCGCTTCCGGGCTGTCCCGCTGCCAGCCGCCGTACTTCCTGCCGAGCGCACACACATCGGTGCTCCCGCGCACCTGCGCCCCGTCCGGGATCTCCACGCGCGGCCGTGCGCGCCGCCGGGGCTCGGTGGGGGCCGGGGGGTGGTGCGGACGGGAACGGGACGAGGGCGCCTGCGCGACCGGCCCCGATACCGGCGCCTGCGCGGTCGCCGGCCGCCGACGCTGCGCCGGCACCGTGGGCCGCGGCTTCGGGGACGGCCCGACCAGCGCCAGCGCCTCCCGGGCCGGAGCCTGCACGACCTGCGCCCTGGGCCGCCCCTCCGGCCGCGGCACGGACGGCGGGGCGGGCGGGGACGGTGCGACGGCCGGTCCGGGCGCGGGCGGGCGCTGGATCGTCACGCACCCGGCGAGGGCCGAGAAGGCCATGGTGACCAGGAGCGTCGCGGTGGCCGTCGTCGTTCGATGCACCCGCGCCGCTCTGGCGGTCGCGGCCGCCCGAGCGACGGCGGACGAGGGCAGGTTGCCCCGGACGGGTGATCTCCTACCCCGTACGAGGGTGCGGGGAAGGCCGGGTTGACGTGCGGGTCGATACACCTAGTCGCCGGTAGCGCCGTCGACGCGCTCGCGGATCAGGTCGGCGTGGCCGTTGTGCCGGGCGTACTCCTCGATCATGTGGGTGTAGATCCAGCGCAGGCTGAACGGCTCGTCGGTGAACCTGCTCCGGCCGCGCGAGAGTTCGTCCAGGGTGAAGCCTGCCGCGTGCCGTCGGGCGACCTCGATCTCGGCCTGCCAGGTGGTGCGGGCCTGCGCCCAGGTGTCCTGCTCGGTGAGGTGGAACTCGCCGTCCGGGTCCTCGTCGCTGTAGTAGATCGGCGCCGCGCCGTCCCCGACCAGCACCCTGCGGAACCAATTGCGCTCCACCTCCGCCATGTGCCGCACCAGGCCCATCAAGGACAGCTTGGACGGCGGCACCGAGGCGGTGCGCAACTGGACGTCGGTGAGGCCCTCGCACTTCCCTGCCAAGGTCTGCCGGTGGTAGTCCAGCCACCCCTCCAACATGGTGCGTTCGTCGGCGTTCTGGGCGGGCTCGGTGCGCTGCGTCGTCATCCCCGCATGGTCACCCCGGCCGGCCCGCCGCCACCAGCGATTTTCCGCTGCCGGGCCTGCCGCGGTGACGAGCAGGGGCCGTATGCTGCCGTGCAGGTACGCACAGGCACGCGCAGGTGAGTCGGGCAGTGGCAGGCGGGCAGGCCGTGACCTGCGGGGCAGGCAGTGAGGGAGCGCTCGTGAAGGTCGGCTGCATCGGGCTCGGTGACATCGCGCAGAAGGCGTATCTGCCGGTGCTCGGCGCACTGCCCGGGATCGAGCTCCACCTGCAGACCCGCACCCCGGCCACCCTCGACAGGGTCGCCGACACCCTGCGCCTGCCCCGCTCGCAGCGCCACGGCGACCTCGACGCGCTTCTCGCCGTCGGACTGGACGCGGCCTTCGTGCACGCGCCCACCGCCGCTCACCCCGGGATCGTCACCCGGCTGCTGGAGGCGGACGTCCCCACATACGTCGACAAGCCCCTCGCCTACGAACTCGCCGACTCCGAGCGGCTCGTGAGGCTCGCGGAAGCGCGGAACACTTCCCTCGCCGTCGGCTTCAACCGGCGGCTCGCGCCCGGCTACGCGCAGTGCGCCGACCATCCGCGCGAGCTGATCCTCCTGCAGAAGAACCGGATCGGGCTGCCCGAGGAACCCCGCACGATGATCCTCGACGACTTCATCCACGTCGTCGACACCCTGCGCTTCCTCGTGCCCGGCCCGGTCGACGACGTGACCGTGCGCGCCCGCGTCGAGGACGGACTGCTGCACCACGTCGTCCTCCAGCTCGCCGGAGACGGCTTCACCGCGCTCGGCGTGATGAACCGGCTCAGCGGTTCGAACGAGGAGATCCTGGAGGTGTCCGGGCAGGACACCAAGCGCCAGGTCGTCAACCTCGCCGAAGTGATCGACCACAAGGGGCAGCCGACCGTGCGGCGGCGCGGCGACTGGGTGCCGGTGGCCCGCCAGCGCGGCATCGAGCAGGCGGTCCTCGCCTTCCTGGACGCCGTACGTGCGGGGAAAGTGCTCAGCGCCCGGGATGCGCTGGCGACTCACGAACTCTGCGAGCGGGTGATCCGAGCGGTGCGGGACCGCTCCGCCGCAGCCTGACCGCCCGCGCCCCCTCCCTGACCCCGAGGGCCGCGAGCACCAACAGGGCCAGGTGGACCGGCCAGTCGCCGTAACGGACGTACGGGGTGACGCCGCCGGCGAGCGGGACGTCGTAGACGGCCGTCGTGCTCGCCTCCGTGCCCAGCCACGAGCCGAGACGCCGGCCGCTCGCGTCGTACACGGCGGAGACGCCGGTGAGGGTGGCGTGCACGAACGGCCGCCCGGTCTCCGCGGCGCGCAGCGCGCCCAGCGAGGCGTGCTGGTCGGGTGCCCAGCTCTGCTGGAAGGTGGAGGTCGAGGACTGGGCGACCAGCAGGTCCACGCCGTCCTCGGCGAGGTGCCGGCTCATGTCGGGGAAGGCCGTTTCGAAGCACACCATCGGCCCGACGCGCAGGCCGGGCCCGGCGTTCATCACGACCTGCTCGGTGCCGCGCCGCCGGTCCTCGCCGGCCGCCTTGCCGACGGAGGTCGCCCAGCCGAGCAGGGAACGGGCCGGTATGTACTCACCGAAGGGCACCAGCCGCATCTTGTCGTACCGGTCGCCGGTCGGGCCGTCCGGGCCGACGAGGATCGAGCTCTTGTAGATCCCCGGCCGGTCGGAGCGGCGGGCGTCGACGTTGACGAGGATGTCGGCGCCGGTGGACCGGGACAGCGCCGCGATCCGCCTGGCCAGATCCGGCCGCTCGGCGAGGTCGTACCCGACGCTGCTCTCGCCCCAGACGATCAGATCGACGTCCTGCCCGACCAGCCGGCGGGTCAACTGCTCCTCGCGGTCGAAGCGCCGGTCGGGGCCGTCGATCACACCCGGCTGCACCACCGCGATGCGGGCCCGCCCGTCGACGTCGGGGCG is a window encoding:
- a CDS encoding pyridoxamine 5'-phosphate oxidase family protein, giving the protein MTVTQRRGRKIMMTPGELDAFLTVHRTCRVATVSTDGAPHVSALWFLWDGTALWLYSVVRSKRWSDLRRDPRVAIVIDTGEEYDALRGVELSGAVEFVGEIPRTGQLCAELDAVETLFARKNFGLDAMPHDGRHAWVRLKPEKIVSWDFRKLGGA
- a CDS encoding DUF3037 domain-containing protein; the protein is MTERHIIRPGQGGDRDVFEYALLRVVPRVERGECINAGVLVYCRGQDYVGARTHLDETKLLALDPEADVAGVRAALRAVEGVCAGGVSAGQAAVDDAGRRFRWLIAPRSTIVQPGPVHTGLTADPAAETERLLDLLVR
- a CDS encoding SDR family oxidoreductase — its product is MTVELSGKVALVTGASRGIGYGVAEALVARGDRVCITGRNEDALKEAVEQLGADRVIGVAGKAHDLAHQAAAVERTMEAFGRVDFLVNNAGTNPVFGPIADLDLDVARKVFETNVVSALGFAQKTWHAWQKDNGGAIVNIASVAGLSASPFIGAYGVSKAAMINLTQQLAHEFAPRVRVNAIAPAVVKTKFAQALYEGREEEAAAAYPLARLGVPSDIGGTAAFLTSEQSDWITGQTLVVDGGMFLNAGVA
- a CDS encoding Rieske (2Fe-2S) protein, which codes for MTSASIKSASGPARRTVVAAAGAAGLSVALTACGGSDDDSSSSSSSAGTSGSTGSTEAASTGGTGGGDNAGAGAALTKTADIPEGGGKVFESEKVVVVQPTAGTYKAFSAVCTHQGCAVKSISDGVINCPCHNSNFSIADGSVKSGPARKPLPEVKINVSGDSITLA
- a CDS encoding LysR family transcriptional regulator, producing MLNLERLRTLDALARHGSVSGAAMGLHITTSAVSQQLAKLEREVGQQLLAKRGRGVRLTDAGRLLAEHAGRILSQVELAQADLEAQRGQVVGELRLSAFPTAARGLFPVALAELRKAHPGLRLRSCELEPEHGIAGVVRGDLDLAVVLDWYNKPMPIPDGLVKAPILDDPAEVAMPAGHPLAGRDEVDLGEFAEDEWITWGEGEFCHEWLMFTLRSRGIEPIVGHRAAETHTQLGLVAAGLGVCIAPLLGRHPMPEGVVTVSLRQRVRRHVYVVWRADADRRPSIRAAVEALKAAGESVS
- the fabG gene encoding 3-oxoacyl-ACP reductase FabG, producing MSTTEQRVAVVTGAARGIGAATAVRLAAEGRAVAVVDLDEAACKDTVEKITAAGGRAIAVGADVSDEAQVEAAIARVVAELGAPTILVNNAGVLRDNLLFKMSASDWDTVLNVHLRGSFLMTKAVQKHMVDAGFGRVVNLSSSSALGNRGQANYSAAKAGLQGFTKTLAIELGKFGITANAVAPGFIATDMTAATAARVGMGFEEFKAAAATQIPVARVGEPDDIANAIAFFTNEAAGFVSGQVLYVAGGPLD
- a CDS encoding DinB family protein, whose amino-acid sequence is MTTQRTEPAQNADERTMLEGWLDYHRQTLAGKCEGLTDVQLRTASVPPSKLSLMGLVRHMAEVERNWFRRVLVGDGAAPIYYSDEDPDGEFHLTEQDTWAQARTTWQAEIEVARRHAAGFTLDELSRGRSRFTDEPFSLRWIYTHMIEEYARHNGHADLIRERVDGATGD
- the ung gene encoding uracil-DNA glycosylase; protein product: MTDIAMLPESWRGVLGDELQQPYFKELTEFVEEERAKGPVYPPREEVFAALDATPYERVKVLVLGQDPYHGEGQGHGLCFSVRPGVKIPPSLRNIYKEMHAELGTPIPDNGYLMPWAQQGVLLLNAVLTVRSGEANSHKGKGWEKFTDAVIRAVADRPDPAVFVLWGNYAQKKLPLIDESRHIVVKGAHPSPLSAKKFFGSRPFTQIDAAVAQQGHEPIDWTIPNLV
- the lnt gene encoding apolipoprotein N-acyltransferase, whose protein sequence is MEIRESRMTLGHWLTSPKRRSAVAAFAGALPVLAFPAPALWWWAYVALVPWILLARCAPTARRAAYDGWSGGFGFMLAMHHWLLPSLHVFTLVLAALLGALWAPWAWLVRRFLADDTRGTGDAGSTGGAESTAPSRGRLFAALLVLPSAWLAVELVRSWQGLGGPWGMLGASQWQVEPALRLASVGGVWLLSFLVVAVNVAVAVLVAVPASRVPAVAGLVATAAAASAAWMWAPRPDVDGRARIAVVQPGVIDGPDRRFDREEQLTRRLVGQDVDLIVWGESSVGYDLAERPDLARRIAALSRSTGADILVNVDARRSDRPGIYKSSILVGPDGPTGDRYDKMRLVPFGEYIPARSLLGWATSVGKAAGEDRRRGTEQVVMNAGPGLRVGPMVCFETAFPDMSRHLAEDGVDLLVAQSSTSTFQQSWAPDQHASLGALRAAETGRPFVHATLTGVSAVYDASGRRLGSWLGTEASTTAVYDVPLAGGVTPYVRYGDWPVHLALLVLAALGVREGARAVRLRRSGPAPLGSPARRVRESPAHPGR
- a CDS encoding Gfo/Idh/MocA family protein, with amino-acid sequence MKVGCIGLGDIAQKAYLPVLGALPGIELHLQTRTPATLDRVADTLRLPRSQRHGDLDALLAVGLDAAFVHAPTAAHPGIVTRLLEADVPTYVDKPLAYELADSERLVRLAEARNTSLAVGFNRRLAPGYAQCADHPRELILLQKNRIGLPEEPRTMILDDFIHVVDTLRFLVPGPVDDVTVRARVEDGLLHHVVLQLAGDGFTALGVMNRLSGSNEEILEVSGQDTKRQVVNLAEVIDHKGQPTVRRRGDWVPVARQRGIEQAVLAFLDAVRAGKVLSARDALATHELCERVIRAVRDRSAAA
- a CDS encoding ABC transporter substrate-binding protein; its protein translation is MRVFNRNRSLQQMAAIVSISLVAGCSLLGQESSDDAGPIVVGTTSAPSTLDPAAAWDGSWELFRNIYQTLLSYPTGATDPQPDAAKSCVFTDSSNRTYKCELRDGLKFSNGDKLDAKAVKYSIDRIRTINAITGPNGLLGSLDGVETNGEHEVIFRLNKADATFPFVLATPGMSLVDPADYPARSLRKDDGIVGSGPYRLHSYDEGKQAVLVRNDNYKGFADRKNDAVTIRYFQDSGEMVKALRAKDIDITYQGLAADDIVDLEGKGAANEGLQLIEAAGSNINYLVFNPKDPVSNKLAVRRAVAQVVDRAAIAHKIYKDTVDPLYSMVPSGLTGHTTAFFDVFGDPDTKKARKILGDADINTPVPLTLWYTTDRYGSDTGLEFKELKSQLDASGLFSVTLKSRPWNAYVKGYQNGEYPVFGRGWAPDFPDADNFIAPFVGEQNALGTPYPDKRITQVLLPHSRQQSDRANVTKDFEEAQQILVDDARLLPLWQGKQYIASSEDVSGGERSLDPSTIMMVWELSRKTSW
- a CDS encoding HipA family kinase — its product is MLKEVTATRYVTPLREGGSLPGLVEADDFGMYVMKFTGAGQGRKTLVAEVVCGELARRLGFRVPRLVTVELDVLLGLGEPDQQVQELLKSSGGTNLGMDFLSGALGFDPLAFPVSPEEAGRIVFFDALVNNVDRSWRNPNLLVHRGELVLIDHGATMIWQHNWPTAETSAARPYDASDHALAPFGPDVEAAAAELAPQITADLLAEVTAEIPDVWLTGEPGFDTPDALRRAYAAPLLARAAVIHDRIKGTQ
- a CDS encoding cysteine hydrolase, yielding MSSYDVLSELLDPASTVLLTVECQQGVVGPDAALPELAREARESGVLDRIARLVDAAHESGVQVIHAIAERRPDGRGAARNARLFRAVERLPVQQLTGTAAVRVAPPIRVAEADLVVRRLHGLSPIQGTDVDPLLRNLGCRTLVVTGVSANVAIPNTVFDAVNRGYTAVVPSDAVAGVPADYTPAMIRHTLSLVATVATTDEVLDCLR